The proteins below are encoded in one region of Saccopteryx leptura isolate mSacLep1 chromosome 1, mSacLep1_pri_phased_curated, whole genome shotgun sequence:
- the TMEM184B gene encoding transmembrane protein 184B isoform X3 has protein sequence MTVRGAALAPDPALPTTAAASPSVSEIPEGSPTAMEQPMFLMTTAAQAISGFFVWTALLITCHQIYMHLRCYSCPNEQRYIVRILFIVPIYAFDSWLSLLFFTNDQYYVYFGTVRDCYEALVIYNFLSLCYEYLGGESSIMSEIRGKPIESSCVYGTCCLWGKTYSIGFLRFCKQATLQFCVVKPLMAVSTVVLQAFGKYRDGDFDVASGYLYVTIIYNVSVSLALYALFLFYFATRELLSPYSPVLKFFMVKSVIFLSFWQGMLLAILEKCGAIPKIHSARVSVGEGTVAAGYQDFIICVEMFFAALALRHAFTYKVYADKRLDAQVPTYGPYGRCAPMKSISSSLKETMNPHDIVQDAIHNFSPAYQQYTQQSTLEPGPTWHSGAHGLSRSHSLSSARDNEKTLLLSSDDEF, from the exons ATGACGGTGAGGGGGGCCGCACTGGCCCCGGATCCAGCGTTGCCCACCACTGCAGCAGCCTCGCCCAGCGTCTCTGAGATCCCTGAGGGCAGCCCCACAGCCATGGAGCAGCCCATGTTCCTGATGACGACAGCGGCTCAGGCCATCTCCGGTTTCTTTGTTTGGACTGCTCTGCTCATCACCTGCCACCAG ATCTACATGCACCTGCGCTGCTACAGCTGCCCCAATGAACAGCGCTACATTGTCCGCATCCTCTTCATTGTGCCCATCTACGCCTTCGACTCCTGGCTCAGCCTCCTCTTCTTCACCAACGACCAGTACTACGTCTACTTCGGCACTGTGCGCGACTGCTACGAGG CCTTGGTCATCTACAATTTCCTGAGCCTGTGCTATGAATACCTTGGGGGAGAAAGTTCCATCATGTCAGAGATCAGAGGGAAGCCCATTGA GTCCAGCTGTGTGTACGGCACATGCTGCCTCTGGGGAAAGACTTACTCCATTGGATTCCTGCGGTTCTGCAAGCAG GCCACCCTGCAGTTTTGTGTCGTAAAGCCACTCATGGCTGTCAGCACCGTGGTTCTCCAGGCCTTCGGCAAGTACCGGGATGGTGACTTTGA CGTTGCCAGCGGCTACCTGTACGTGACCATCATCTACAACGTCTCCGTCAGCCTGGCCCTCTACGccctcttcctcttctatttTGCCACACGGGAGCTGCTCAGCCCCTACAGCCCTGTCCTCAAATTCTTCATGGTGAAGTCTGTCATCTTCCTCTCCTTCTGGCAAG GCATGCTCCTGGCCATTCTGGAGAAGTGCGGAGCCATCCCCAAAATCCACTCAGCTCGAGTGTCGGTAGGCGAGGGCACCGTGGCCGCTGGCTACCAGGACTTCATCATTTGCGTGGAGATGTTCTTTGCAGCTCTGGCCCTGCGGCACGCCTTCACCTACAAGGTCTATGCCGATAAGAGGCTGGACGCACAAG TGCCAACATATGGTCCTTACG GCCGCTGTGCCCCCATGAAGAGCATTTCCAGCAGCCTCAAGGAGACCATGAACCCACACGACATTGTGCAGGACGCCATCCACAACTTCTCGCCTGCCTACCAGCAGTATACACAGCAGTCCACCCTGGAGCCCGGGCCTACCTGGCACAGCGGCGCCCATGGCCTCTCGCGCTCCCACAGCCTCAGCAGTGCCCGTGACAATGAGAAGACTCTCCTGCTCAGCTCTGATGATGAATTCTAA
- the TMEM184B gene encoding transmembrane protein 184B isoform X1 has protein sequence MASGRRPPDRRLLPGFLSGSPLLLDTMTVRGAALAPDPALPTTAAASPSVSEIPEGSPTAMEQPMFLMTTAAQAISGFFVWTALLITCHQIYMHLRCYSCPNEQRYIVRILFIVPIYAFDSWLSLLFFTNDQYYVYFGTVRDCYEALVIYNFLSLCYEYLGGESSIMSEIRGKPIESSCVYGTCCLWGKTYSIGFLRFCKQATLQFCVVKPLMAVSTVVLQAFGKYRDGDFDVASGYLYVTIIYNVSVSLALYALFLFYFATRELLSPYSPVLKFFMVKSVIFLSFWQGMLLAILEKCGAIPKIHSARVSVGEGTVAAGYQDFIICVEMFFAALALRHAFTYKVYADKRLDAQVPTYGPYGRCAPMKSISSSLKETMNPHDIVQDAIHNFSPAYQQYTQQSTLEPGPTWHSGAHGLSRSHSLSSARDNEKTLLLSSDDEF, from the exons GCCAGATCGTCGCTTACTCCCAGGGTTTCTCTCAGGGAGCCCCCTGCTGCTGGACACCATGACGGTGAGGGGGGCCGCACTGGCCCCGGATCCAGCGTTGCCCACCACTGCAGCAGCCTCGCCCAGCGTCTCTGAGATCCCTGAGGGCAGCCCCACAGCCATGGAGCAGCCCATGTTCCTGATGACGACAGCGGCTCAGGCCATCTCCGGTTTCTTTGTTTGGACTGCTCTGCTCATCACCTGCCACCAG ATCTACATGCACCTGCGCTGCTACAGCTGCCCCAATGAACAGCGCTACATTGTCCGCATCCTCTTCATTGTGCCCATCTACGCCTTCGACTCCTGGCTCAGCCTCCTCTTCTTCACCAACGACCAGTACTACGTCTACTTCGGCACTGTGCGCGACTGCTACGAGG CCTTGGTCATCTACAATTTCCTGAGCCTGTGCTATGAATACCTTGGGGGAGAAAGTTCCATCATGTCAGAGATCAGAGGGAAGCCCATTGA GTCCAGCTGTGTGTACGGCACATGCTGCCTCTGGGGAAAGACTTACTCCATTGGATTCCTGCGGTTCTGCAAGCAG GCCACCCTGCAGTTTTGTGTCGTAAAGCCACTCATGGCTGTCAGCACCGTGGTTCTCCAGGCCTTCGGCAAGTACCGGGATGGTGACTTTGA CGTTGCCAGCGGCTACCTGTACGTGACCATCATCTACAACGTCTCCGTCAGCCTGGCCCTCTACGccctcttcctcttctatttTGCCACACGGGAGCTGCTCAGCCCCTACAGCCCTGTCCTCAAATTCTTCATGGTGAAGTCTGTCATCTTCCTCTCCTTCTGGCAAG GCATGCTCCTGGCCATTCTGGAGAAGTGCGGAGCCATCCCCAAAATCCACTCAGCTCGAGTGTCGGTAGGCGAGGGCACCGTGGCCGCTGGCTACCAGGACTTCATCATTTGCGTGGAGATGTTCTTTGCAGCTCTGGCCCTGCGGCACGCCTTCACCTACAAGGTCTATGCCGATAAGAGGCTGGACGCACAAG TGCCAACATATGGTCCTTACG GCCGCTGTGCCCCCATGAAGAGCATTTCCAGCAGCCTCAAGGAGACCATGAACCCACACGACATTGTGCAGGACGCCATCCACAACTTCTCGCCTGCCTACCAGCAGTATACACAGCAGTCCACCCTGGAGCCCGGGCCTACCTGGCACAGCGGCGCCCATGGCCTCTCGCGCTCCCACAGCCTCAGCAGTGCCCGTGACAATGAGAAGACTCTCCTGCTCAGCTCTGATGATGAATTCTAA
- the TMEM184B gene encoding transmembrane protein 184B isoform X2, whose product MASGRRPPDRRLLPGFLSGSPLLLDTMTVRGAALAPDPALPTTAAASPSVSEIPEGSPTAMEQPMFLMTTAAQAISGFFVWTALLITCHQIYMHLRCYSCPNEQRYIVRILFIVPIYAFDSWLSLLFFTNDQYYVYFGTVRDCYEALVIYNFLSLCYEYLGGESSIMSEIRGKPIESSCVYGTCCLWGKTYSIGFLRFCKQATLQFCVVKPLMAVSTVVLQAFGKYRDGDFDVASGYLYVTIIYNVSVSLALYALFLFYFATRELLSPYSPVLKFFMVKSVIFLSFWQGMLLAILEKCGAIPKIHSARVSVGEGTVAAGYQDFIICVEMFFAALALRHAFTYKVYADKRLDAQGRCAPMKSISSSLKETMNPHDIVQDAIHNFSPAYQQYTQQSTLEPGPTWHSGAHGLSRSHSLSSARDNEKTLLLSSDDEF is encoded by the exons GCCAGATCGTCGCTTACTCCCAGGGTTTCTCTCAGGGAGCCCCCTGCTGCTGGACACCATGACGGTGAGGGGGGCCGCACTGGCCCCGGATCCAGCGTTGCCCACCACTGCAGCAGCCTCGCCCAGCGTCTCTGAGATCCCTGAGGGCAGCCCCACAGCCATGGAGCAGCCCATGTTCCTGATGACGACAGCGGCTCAGGCCATCTCCGGTTTCTTTGTTTGGACTGCTCTGCTCATCACCTGCCACCAG ATCTACATGCACCTGCGCTGCTACAGCTGCCCCAATGAACAGCGCTACATTGTCCGCATCCTCTTCATTGTGCCCATCTACGCCTTCGACTCCTGGCTCAGCCTCCTCTTCTTCACCAACGACCAGTACTACGTCTACTTCGGCACTGTGCGCGACTGCTACGAGG CCTTGGTCATCTACAATTTCCTGAGCCTGTGCTATGAATACCTTGGGGGAGAAAGTTCCATCATGTCAGAGATCAGAGGGAAGCCCATTGA GTCCAGCTGTGTGTACGGCACATGCTGCCTCTGGGGAAAGACTTACTCCATTGGATTCCTGCGGTTCTGCAAGCAG GCCACCCTGCAGTTTTGTGTCGTAAAGCCACTCATGGCTGTCAGCACCGTGGTTCTCCAGGCCTTCGGCAAGTACCGGGATGGTGACTTTGA CGTTGCCAGCGGCTACCTGTACGTGACCATCATCTACAACGTCTCCGTCAGCCTGGCCCTCTACGccctcttcctcttctatttTGCCACACGGGAGCTGCTCAGCCCCTACAGCCCTGTCCTCAAATTCTTCATGGTGAAGTCTGTCATCTTCCTCTCCTTCTGGCAAG GCATGCTCCTGGCCATTCTGGAGAAGTGCGGAGCCATCCCCAAAATCCACTCAGCTCGAGTGTCGGTAGGCGAGGGCACCGTGGCCGCTGGCTACCAGGACTTCATCATTTGCGTGGAGATGTTCTTTGCAGCTCTGGCCCTGCGGCACGCCTTCACCTACAAGGTCTATGCCGATAAGAGGCTGGACGCACAAG GCCGCTGTGCCCCCATGAAGAGCATTTCCAGCAGCCTCAAGGAGACCATGAACCCACACGACATTGTGCAGGACGCCATCCACAACTTCTCGCCTGCCTACCAGCAGTATACACAGCAGTCCACCCTGGAGCCCGGGCCTACCTGGCACAGCGGCGCCCATGGCCTCTCGCGCTCCCACAGCCTCAGCAGTGCCCGTGACAATGAGAAGACTCTCCTGCTCAGCTCTGATGATGAATTCTAA